GTCACCGCAGATCAGCACGAGCTTCCAGGTGAAGGTCGTACCGGTGTGGTCGCCGCGATCCTCGACCAGCTCCAGCACCTGACCGTGCTTGTTGCTCGGACGCGGGTTGGCCTCGTCGACCTCGGCGGCGGTGCGCTTGGAGTTGTTGGTCAGCGCGACGTAGACCTTGCCGGTGACCGGGCTGGGCTCGACGTCCTCGGGGCGGTCCATCTTGGTCGCGCCGGCCCTGTCGGCGGCCAGACGCGTCCAGACCAGGACCTCCTCGACCGACATGCCGGCGATCTTCGACTTGCCGCCGACCACCAGCGGCAGCCAGGTGCCGGTGCCATCGCAGACGCCGTCCTGCTGACCGTCGCCGGTGAACTTGGCGACGTAGAGGTCGCCCTCCTCCAACAGCGTCATGTTGTGGCGACGGTCGCCCTCGCGGTACTTGCGCTTGGAGACGAACTTGTACAAGTAGTCGTAGCGCTCGTCGTCACCGGTGTAGGCGACCACGTGTCCGTTGCGCGCGATCTGGACGTTGGCGCCTTCGTGCTTGAGGCGGCCGAGGGCCGTGTGCTTGCGCGGGGTGGACGTCGGGTCGGTCGGGTCGATCTCGACGACGTAGCCGAATCGGTTGACCTCGTTGGGCTCCATCGAGGTGTCGAAGCGCGGGTCCACGGAGTCCCAGTTGCGGCCCTTGCTGCCGGTGATGCCATACCGCTTGTACGCGGCTTCCTGCCCGGCCGGCGCGGACGCCGTTTTGAAGTAGCCGTTGAAGTTCTCCTCGCCGGAAAGGACGGTGCCCCACGGAGTGGTGCCACCGGCGCAGTTGGCGAACGTGCCGTACACACGGCGGCCGGTCGGGTCGGCCTTGGTGCGCAGCAGCTTGGATCCGGCAGCAGCGCCGGTGATCGCGAACTCGGTGTTCGGAGTGATGCGGCGGTTCTTACGAGCGCCCATCTTGGCTTCCCACTCGCGTCCCTTGCGGGCGACCTCGACCACGGACATGCCGTGCGCGGCCATCGCAATCTTGATCTGCTCCTTGGTCATCGAGGAGTAGCCGGTGAATCCCCGGAACATCAATTCGTCGTTGGTGTACTCGTTGTTGACCACCAGCAACCCGCGACCCGAGCGCCCGTGCCGGACCAGACCGACGTAATCGCAGTTGTAGCCGAACTGCTTCTCCTGAGCGGCCGCCGTCTGGTTGTCGAAGTCGAACTCCGGCGCGCCGGCGATGATCGGGTCGCCCCATTTGACCAACGGCTTCCAGGTGAATCCCTCAGGGGTGACGACCTTGTCGGTCTCGAACGGGATCGGCGGCGTCGACTCGAACTCGTAGACCTTGTGACCGAGGGCGTGACCGCGTCCTTCACCGGCGGCAGCGGGACCCGCGACGGCTACGGCGGCGCCGGCCACGGCGGTGGTGGTACCGACGGCCTTGAGGAAGGTACGGCGGGAGGTGCCGGCGACGATATCGCCGAAGTACTCGTTGTCGCTCTCGTTGGCGACGGGCTGGAAGCAGCTGTCGGCGCAACGGTAGTGACAGGTCATCAGCGACCGGCTGCCGTTGTGGGGGCGATCGGTGGCAATCGGGATCAGGCGCCGGTGTTCAGGCTGTGCAGGGGTCAAGGTTCACACCTTCCAGGCGGATCGTTCGATGCGTCCGCGGCGGGGTGCACGGACGCGTGGCCGCCGCGAGGACGGGCCGCCTCCCGACGCTATGAGCGGGTGCCACCGACGGGGTGACGCTCGGGTGAACGAACGATGATGGTTCGGTCAAGGAATGGCAAGACCGCCCGGGCTCAGGCGGGATCGCGCCGCTGCCAGGATGGAACGGTGAACTCGTTCGAAACACTCGCCGCCCGTCTGCCTGTTCCGATCATCGCTGCCCCGATGGCCGGTGGGCCCTCCACGCCGGCTCTCGTCGCTGCTGTTGCCGACGCGGGAGGTTCCGGGTTCCTGGCTGCCGGGTACCGCACCGCGCAGGAGATGAGTGCGCAGATCGCCGAGGTGCGGTCGCTGACCGAGCGCCCGTTCGGCGTCAACCTCTTCGTGCCGAACGACGACCCGGTGGACGATGCGGCACTGGAGGTCTACCGCCGCTCCTTGCTGCCCACGGCGTCCGAATTCGGACTCGACGAGCTCCCGTCCCACAAGGCTGAGACGGAGGACTGGGACGCGAAACTTGCTGCGCTGCAGGAAGATCCGGTGCCGATGGTCTCGTTCACGTTCGGCCTTCCCGACGCGGACGTGGTCGGCGCCTTGCAAGCCGTGGGCACCTGCGTCCTGGCCACGGTCACGTCCTTGTCGGAGGCTCGTGCTGCCGAGCAACTCGGGTACGACGGGCTGGTCGTGCAGGGTCCGGACGCCGGCGGCCACCGGGGCACTCACCACACGTCGACCGAACCCGACCGGACGCCGCTGCTGTCGCTGCTCGCGCACATCGTCCAGTCCGTCGACCTGCCGATCATCGCCGCGGGTGGCCTGTCGGCCGGCTCATCCATCGCCGACGCCCTGGCTTTCGCGGACGCCGTCCAACTCGGGACGGCCTTCCTGGACGCCGACGAGGCCGGCACGTCCGCCATTCACCGCGCCGCGCTGCGCGACCCGCGTTTCACCGAGACGGCGGTGACGCGCTGCTTCACCGGGCGCTTCGCCCGCGGTTTGCGCAACGATTTCATCGACCGCTTCGATCACGACGCGCCGGCGGCCTATCCCGCGGTTCACCAGGTCACCCAGCCGTTGCGGAAAGCGGCAACGGCAGCCAACGATCCGCGGTTCGTCCACCTGTGGGCCGGCACCGGGTGGCGCGACCTGCCGAGCGGCGGTGGCGCGCAGATCACGAACGACCTGTGGCGAGCTGCGCAGGAACAGATGCACGATGCCTAGGCACGAAGAAGCCCCGACCAGCGAACTGGTCGGGGCTTGTGCGCTCCCCCGGTTGGACTCGAACCAACAACCTGCCGGTTAACAGCCGGCTGCTCTGCCAATTGAGCTACAGGGGAATGTGTCCCTGGTGGGCGCGAGACGAAACTGTAGCAAATCGGGCGCCCAACCACCGAATCGAGTCAGGCACCGATTCAGCTGCGCTCCGGTGGGAGTCCTACCTGGTCGCGCAAGTGCGCGCTGACCTGCTCGATGGCCTGTGCGACGGCGGGATCGGACGGTGCGGTTCGGCGTCCGAGGACGACCTGCTCGAACAATTCCCCCGTGCGCAGATCCTTGCGAATCACCACTCGTCCGGACTGTGCCGGACCGGTCGTCGGCAAGGCCGCGGACAGCACGACGGACGCCTGCACGCGTTCGTGGAAGACCTCGGGCAGGCGGGTGTCGGTGTCCTTGAAGGTGAACTGGACACCTTTGCTGCGATCGATCCAGGTGATGGTCAACGTCCAGGTGTCCGGGCTCCATTGACCGGTGTCGACGCAAGACCAGGGCTTGCGCCAAAGCACCTCCGTGTCACGGACGACCGCAAGTTCGGCGGTGCACGCCGCGACGGTGTGGCCGGTGTTGTCGTCGACGGCATACGCCAGCACCTTGTGTCCGCGCGTCAGGTCGAGCGCATCGGTCAGATCGGCGGGAGCTTTGGGGTCGCGCCCGAACATGCGCATCAGGTTCTCCTCGGTCGTTGGATGGTCGATGGGTCACTCGGTGGCCATGCGCGCGTGCGCGGCCTGCAACTGCAGCAGGCGCGCTGACAACTGCCCAGCCATCTCGGCGTCGCCGGAGTGTTGACGTAGTTGAGCCATCACGTCGTCGATCCGGCGCCGCATCGCCGCATCGCGCACGCGGGCGATGAGCGAGGCGGCAAACCGCGGTTCGGGCAGCCCGGTGTTGCGGTCGATACGGGTGGGCAGTTCGGTGACCGAGAGTCGCGCCACGTAGCCGCCGATCTCCTCGGGGGCGGCGGCTCGCACCGCATCACTCCACGCCCGCAGCGAGTTCGTCGACGGGTCGCCGACCTGCATCACCGCTTCGAAGATCTTGCCGTGCGCCGGCGCGAGGAAGTCGTCGACGGACAGTTCCATCAGCTGCGGGCCGGGCACCGCCGACGGAAACTGGAGCATGCACGAGAGCAACTGCATCTCCGCGACAACGAGCGGGTTCCTGAAGTCGGGCAACGCGATGCCCGGCGTCTCCTGCTCGGGCTCGGGCTCGGGTTTACGGGCCGGACGTTCGTCGACCTTGATCGCGGAGGCCTTGTGCACCTCGAGTTCGAGCTGGTCGAGCGGCACACCGATCCATCCGGCGACCTCTCGGGTGTACGCCGGACGCATAGCGGAGTCGCGAATTCCCTTGATGATCGGGGCAACTGCACGCATTCCGCGGACGCGGCCCTCGACGCTGCCGAGGTCGAACCGGTCGAGCGTCGTGCGCACCGCGAACTCGAACATGGGGATCGCCGACTCGACCAGCGACTCCACTCCCGGGGTTCCTTCGGCCAGTCGAAGCTCACACGGGTCCATGCCGTCGGGGGCGACGGACACGTACGACTGCGCAGCCCACTGCTGGTCCATGTCGAAGGCCTTCATCGCCGCCTTCTGCCCGGCGGCATCGCCGTCGAAAGTGAACACCACACGTCCGGGCGCCTGTCCCGCTTCGTCGCGGATCAGCCGGCGGATCGACTTGATGTGGTCGGTACCGAACGCGGTGCCGCAGGTGGCCACGGCATGCGGCACACCGGCAAGGTGACAGGCCATCACGTCGGTGTAGCCCTCGACGATCACGGCTCGACGGTCCGACGAGATCGACTTCTTGGCCAGGTCGAGACCGTAGAGGACGTGGGTCTTCTTGTAGATCGGTGTCTCGGAGGTGTTGAGGTATTTGGCCTCGATGCGGTCGTCGTCGAAGATCCGTCGCGCGCCGAACCCGATCGTGTCCCCGGTGATGTCGCGGATCGGCCAGACCAGGCGTCCGCGGAACCGGTCGTACAAGCCCCGTCGACCTTGCCCGACCAGCCCGGCAGTGACGATCTCCTCAGCGGTGAAACCCCTGCGGCGCAGGAGATCTGCGAGCGCCTCGCCGCCTCGCGGTGCGTAGCCGACTCCAAACGGTTTGCACTGCGCGCCGTTGAAGTCGCGGGCGCGTAGGAAGTCGCGTGCGGTTCGTGCCTCGCCCGACGAAATGAGCGACTCCTGGTAGAACTCGTCCGCAACCCGGTGCGCCTCGAGCAGCCGGGTCCGTCGGCCGACGGATTCCGGACGTGGCCCGACGCCCTGCTCGTAGTGCAGTTCGACGCTGTATTTCGCTGCCAGCCGCTCGACGGTCTCGGCGAAGGTGAGGTGCTCGACCTCCATCACGAAGTTGATGACGTCGCCGCCCTTGCCGCAGCCGAAGCAGTTGTAAGCGCCGACGGCCGGCCGGACGTAGAACGACGGGGTCTTCTCGTCGTGGAACGGGCACAGGCCCTTCAGCGAGCCGGGACCGGAACGGCGCAGCGTAACGTGTTCGCCGACGACCTCGTCGATCGCCGCCTTCTCCTTGACGAGAGCGATGTCGTCTTCCTTGATCAAGCCCGCCATCGTTCACCACCTCTCGTCGTTCGCTCGCGACTTCGAAGTCTATGTCGCTGCCTGCCTGCGCTCGACCGCCCTCCGCAGGGCCCGAGCAACAGGTGAATCAGAGTTGGGTGCGGGCCAGCAGCCGAGCCCGCAGGTCGGTCATCGACGCCACCTGGTCGACGATCACCCGCAGGCGGGTGCCATCGTCCGTCGCCAGGTCGTACTCCTCGGCGAAAAGCGGATCCAGCAGGTCGGGGCGGGCGCTCAGCAGATCGACGAGTCCGGTCAGTTCATCGCGCTGTCGAGCCATCAGTTCATTGCGCTCGTCGGTGAACATCACGAACCGCGCAGCAGTCGCCTTGAGCAGGACGCACTCCGCGACCACGTTGTCGGGCACCACCAGATCGGCGTCGTATCGCAGCAGCCTGCCCTCGCCGTGGCGGTCGGTGGTGGCTCGCACTGCCTCGCGCACGAACCATCCGATGAGCCTGCTGGTCATGTCCTTCAACGAGGCGACGGCGGCCCGGCCGCTGCCTCGCTCCGCGGGCACCGCGCCGCTACCGAGCAATGCCGTTGCCGCACTCTCGATCTCGGCGACCGACAGGTGTGGTGCGTACAACCGCTGCGCCAAGTGGGCAAGGTCGTTGACCTCGGTCGCCGACCCCAGCACTCGCAGGTCGATGAGGCCCGAGGTGACGCCGTCCTCGACGTCGTGCACCGAGTAGGCGACGTCGTCCGCCCAGTCCATGACCTGCGCTTCGAGACAGCGAGCCTTCGACGGGGCATCGGCTCGCACCCAGCCGAAGATCTCCCGGTCGTCGGCATAGCAGCCGAACTTGCGGGTCTGCGCCGGTCCGTCGCCGCGCGTCCACGGGTACTTCGAGGCCGCGTCCAGGCTGGCGCGGGTGAGGTTGAGGCCCACCGAGCGTCCCTGCGGGGTCGAGCGTTTCGCCTCGATACGGGTCAGCAACCGAAAGGTCTGCGCATTGCCCTCGAAGCCACCGATGTCGGACGCGATGGCATCCAGTGCGGTCTCACCGTTGTGGCCGTACGGCGGGTGACCGAGGTCGTGGGCCAGACATGCGGTGTCGACGACGTCCGCGTTGCAGCCGAGCGCGGAGGCGATCTCGCGTCCGATCTGCGCGACCTCGAGCGAATGGGTCAACCGGTTGCGAATGAAGTCGTCCGAATCCGGCTGTAGCACTTGCGTTTTGGCAGCCAACCGACGCAAGGAGGCCGAATGCAGGATCCGGGCCCGGTCGCGCGCGAAATCGTCGCGGTCGGCGCTCTTCTGCGCAGGATCCTCCCCGACGAAGCGTTCGCGATCCTGGGGCGAGTACCCACTCATCGGCCTCTCCTGCCGGCGAAGACGCGCAGGGGCGAGCGCATGCTGTGTTCGGTGTAGCCGCCGATCGCCAGACCCGCGCCGCGCTCGAACCGGTTGCGTGACCAGTGATCGCCGGTGAGCAGCTTCGACCACGCGCACGCCGCGAGGTACAGCGGGATGAACGGCAGGCCGCCGCACCGCTGGTACTGGAACGAGTGCCACTCCTCATGGCGCAGCAACCATTCGCGGTGCTCGAGGATCTCCGGCCACTCCTGGCGGGTGATCGCGACGCTACCCACGGTGAACGCGCCCGCGGCAGGGAATCCGAAGCGGTACCGGTCGGCGAGCCACATCCCGCGCGGCCCCCGAGTGATCCGACACCGGCCGATCCGGGCGACGAGGAGCCCCAAGGCAGTGGATCCGTTCCGCTTGTTCGCGCGGTTCTTCGCATCAATGCGACCCTGCTCGAACTCCTGCACGAAGGGGTCCGACATCAACGGATGGGTCACTGCTGCACCTGGAACATCTGCGGGACGACGTCGATGAACTGCACCAACCACCCGCGTTGCTGGGCTGCCCAGTTGTCGGCGATCGGGTCGACCGGGAACAGGATGGATGCCTCGTCCGCGCTCACCAACGCCAGGTCACGGCCCTGGTCGTCGGTGACGATGCGCCAGTCGGCATCGGTGGTGCGGCGCAGGTGCTCGCCGAGTGCCATCCCGATCGCGGTGAGCGTCGCAGTGGGGTCGGTACGAGCATCCTCGTCGGTCGCGAGCACCTCGTCGAAGTACTTCTCGTACGCGGCCTCGATGCTGTCGGCCGACTCGACGTCGATCCCGAGACGCGCGGCGTCACCGAGCCAACCGCGCAGCACGATGCGGGACTGGGTGTCGAGTTGTTCGATCGTCGGGGCGGGCGAATCGGCGGTCATGAGGCGGTGGCGCCGTACCTCGCCTGCGCGCGGGCGCGAGCCTTGGCAGCTTCGACCTCACGGTCCTTGGGCGGCGCGGTCGTCACCAGGGCGTCCAGCAGGTGCCGGCTGGCGTGTGCGATCTGTTCCACCGCTTCGTCGAAGGCTGCCTGGTTGGCGGCGGACGGCTTGGTGGTGCCGGCGATCTTGCGCACGTACTGCAGTGCAGCAGCCTGCACCTCGTCGTCGGTCGCCGGCGGCTCGAAGTTGTTCAGCGGACGGATGTTGCGGCACATGTGCCCAGGTTCCCATACCACCCGATGGTGCGAGCCCGGTCGAGCCCGCCTGCGCTCTACGCTCGTGTCATGAACCGCAGGAACCGCCCGCTCGTCAGCGTCGAACGCCTGAAGCAGGTCATGGACGAAGGATCCCTGGATCCGGTGCTGCTCGACGTCCGTTGGCAGTTGAACGCGCCGTCGCAGCGCGCGGCGTACGACGAGGCGCATCTGCCCGGCGCGCAGTGGATCGAGTTCGAGGAAGTGCTCAGTGGTGAGCCCGGCGACGACGGCCGCCACCCGATGCCCGATCACGAAACCTTCGAACGGGCGATGCGCGCGGCCGGCGTGACCGACGACCGTCCGGTCATTGCCTACGACCAGGCGAATTCGCTTGCCGCGAGCCGCGCCTGGTGGCTGCTTCAACACTTCGGCCACACCGACGTATACGTGCTGGACGGCGGTTTCGAGGCGTGGGTCGCAGCCGGTCATCCGGTGACCTCGCAGGTCGACCCGGTGGTGCCCGGCGAGTTCGTCGCCACCCCGGGCTGCACGCCGGTCCTCGACGCGGACGAGGCGGCCGACCTGGCCTACCGTTCGGTGCTGCTGGACGCTCGTCCGGCCGACCGGTTCCGCGGTGAGAACGAGACGATCGACCCGGTCGCCGGCCACATCCCGGGTGCTGTGTCGATGCCCGCGTTGGCCAACGTGGGTCACGACGGACGCTTCCTGCCCCCGGACGATCTGGCCATGCGCTTCACGGCGGCCGGGGTGCGACCCGACAGCGAGGTCGGCGTCTACTGCGGGTCCGGCGTGCAGGCGTCCCACCTGGCGCTGGCGCTGCAGGCGAGTGGCATCAATCCCCGCACCGGCGTCTACGTGGGGTCGTGGTCGCACTGGATCACCGACCCGGACCGTCCGGTCGAGACGGACTGATCCTCAGCCGCCGCTGGCGTCGACCTCGGCGGCCGCGATCGTAGCGCGCTGTTGCGGCGAGAGTTCCTGGCTGTCGAGCCAGCCGTCCGGCAGGATCACGCGCCGCTCGGACCCGGCGCGTCCACGCTGGCCCTCTGCGGCCTCGCCCGGCCACGGCTGGTCGAGGTCCATGGTTGCGATGAGGTCGTCCAGCGCGGCCAGACTGTCGACGAGCGCCAGGCTGCTGCGGATGTGCGAACCGGCCCGGAATCCCTTGAGGTACCAGGCGATGTGCTTGCGGATGTCGCGGCACGCCTTCTGCTCGGACTCGTAGAACTCGACGAGGTACTCGGTGTGCAGGCGCAGCGTCTGCGCGACCTCGCGCATGGTGGGCTCCACCCGGTGCGACGAACCGGAGAATGCGGCGGCGAGATCGGTGAACAGCCACGGCCGGCCCAGGCACCCGCGGCCGACGACGACTCCGTCGCAGCCGGTCTCGGCGACCATCCGGACCGCGTCCTCGGCCGACCAGATATCGCCGTTGCCGAGGACAGGGACCGAGGTGACCGTCTTCTTGAGTGTTCGGATCGCCGACCAGTCGGCGGTGCCGGAGTAGGCCTGTGCGGCCGTGCGCGCGTGCAGGGCAACCGCGGCGGCACCCTCGCCTTCGGCGATCCGTCCGGCTTCGAGGTAGGTGAGGTGGTCGTCGTCGATGCCCTTGCGCATCTTGACCGTCACCGGAATGTCGGCCTTGGCGGCTTCACGAACGGCGTTGCTGACGATGCCGCGGAACAGTTCGGTCTTCCACGGCAGCGCTGAGCCACCGCCCTTGCGGGTGACCTTGGGCACCGGGCAACCGAAGTTGAGATCGATGTGGTCGCAGCGGTCCTCCTCGACGAGCATCCTTACCGCAGCTGCCGTCGTGGCCGGGTCAACGCTGTACAGCTGGATCGAGCGTGGCGACTCGTCCGGGTCGTGCTCGATCAATCGCATCGTGATCGGGGTTCGCTCGACCAGTGCGCGGGAGGTGATCATCTCGCTGACGTACAGGCTGCTCGCACCACTGGCACCCGCCGCGTCCGAGCCGGCATTGCCGTATTGACGGCACAAGCGACGGAACGCGCGGTTGGTGATGCCGGCCATCGGGGCGAGCACCACCGGCGTCTCGATGCGCTGGTTGCCGATCTGCAGGGCAGGCAGCACGGGAGCGGGAACGGTCGTAGTCATGGCGTCCACCATCGTCTCAGGCCGGTGCAAATCGGCGGGTTCGTCGCACGGACAGGTCGCCGTTAGGCTCGTCGGGTGCAGGATCAGACCCCTTCCGTTTCCGTGTCGCCGTTGCGCGCGAAGATCGAACACCGCAGCAACCCGATGGTCGAGACGCTCAGCCGGACGCCGCGAGCGCTGCCGATCGTGCTGTTCGCCGTTCTGGTCGCCGCGGGCGTGCTGTTGCGGGGAGCGCTCGGCGGGATCCTCCTGGTGGTCGCGGCCGCATTCGTCGGTTGGCTGGCCTATCTCGTCTGGCCGCGGTTGTCGCTGCCCGAACGGGTGATGCGGTGCGCCGTGCTGCTCCTGGTCGCTGCGCTGGCCGTCGTCTGCTTCGCCGCCGAAGGCCTGCTGATTTGACAACGATTCTCAACTGATTGAGAATCGTTCTCATGCTTCGTCTCGCCGTTCCTCTCGTCGCCGCCGCTCTCGCCACGTCCCTCGCCGCCTGCGGTTCCGACTCGAGCACTGCGGACGGCGCCGCGAAGAAGGACGGCGCGACACTGAACGTGGTGACGACGTTCTACCCGTTGCAGCATGCGGCCGAACGGGTCGGCGGCTCCACGGTGTCGGTGACCAATCTGACCAAGCCGGGCGCCGACGCGCACGACCTGGAACTGAAGCCGAAGGACGCCGCTTCCATCCAGCAGTCGTCGCTGCTGATCTACCTCAAGGGCTTCCAGCCGTCCGTCGACGCGAGCGCGTCCTCGGCGCCCGAGTCGTTCGACGTGTCGTCGACGGCGAACCTGTCCCTGCACGCGGACGACGTGACGAAGGTCGGCGTCGATGCTCATGACCACGGTGACGAACAGGGTGACGAACACGGTGACGAACAGGGTGATCACGAGGGCCACGACCACGGCATCTACGACCCGCACTTCTGGCTCGACCCGGTGCGGTACGCGTCCGTGGTCGCTGCGATCGGTGAGCGCTTCTCGAAGCAGGACCCGAAGAACGCGTCCCGATACCGTTCGTCCGCAGCGACTTTCGTCAAGGAGCTCACGTCGCTCGACGGGTCGTTCTCCTCGACGCTGGCGACCTGCACCAGTCGTGAGTTGGTGACCGCACACACGGCGTTCGGCTACCTCGCCGATCGTTACAAGCTGCACCAGGTCGGGGTCACGGCGATCTCACCTGAGCAGGAGCCGACCCCCGGACGTCTCAAGGCAGTCGCCGATTACGTCCGCAAGCACAAGGTCACCACGATCTACACCGAGGTGTTGACGTCGCCGGCCGTCGCTGAAACCGTCGCCAAGCAGACCGGGGCGAAGGTCGCACTGCTCGACCCGCTGGAAGGACTCACCGACAAGTCCCCCGCCAAGGACTATGTCTCGGTGATGAAGGCCAACCTTCAGGCGCTGAAGAAGGGACAATCGTGCCGATGAGTCCCTCAGCGCTACGACTGAACGATGCGGCCTTCGGATACGGGGGCCGCGTCGTCGTCGACGGACTGACCTTCGACGTGCCGACCGGACAGGTGATGGCCGTCGTCGGGCCGAACGGATCCGGGAAGTCCACCTTCGTCAAGGGCCTGCTCGGCCTGGCCGACCAACTCGGTGGTGACGCCGCCGTTTTCGGTGATCCGCCGCGCACCCGCGAGGTGCGACGCCGTATCGGTTACGTCCCACAGCGGCACACCCTGTCTGCGTCCGTACGCGCCACGGTCCGCGAGATCGTCGAGACCGGGCGCCTCGCGCACCGGCCCTGGTACCGACCGGCCGGCGCCGACGACCGGGCCGCCGTGGACGCAGCACTCGCTCAGGTCGGGCTGGGCGATCGGGTCGACGCCGAGGTGTCCGACCTGTCCGGCGGACAGCAACGCCGGGTACTCATCGCCCGTGCGCTGGCGGGGCGCCCGGACCTGCTGATCATGGACGAACCCACGGCGGGCGTCGACACCGCCAGCCAGACCGTGCTCGCGGAGGTGCTGCACCGGCTCGCCGACGAGGGCACCACCATGTTGATCGTCACCCATGAACTGGTCGCACTGCGCGGCATCGTCGACCGGATCGTCGAGATTGCCCAAGGCGGACTGGCCTTCGACGGGACTCCCGTGGAGTGGGCGGAGCAGGAGCGCGGACGCATCTTGGCGACCGCGTCCCACGACGGTCACTGCGGCCCCGGCGATCCCGAGCGGTCCACGTACGCAATCGGCCCGTGGGACGGCATCACTCCCCCGCCCGCAGTGTCACGCCGCGTAGGAGGCCGTCGTGCTTGAGATGTTCGAACTCGACTTCATGCGCCAGGCGTTCATCGCTGCTGTGCTCGTCGGTGCCGCGGCGCCCGCCGTGGGTGTCTTTCTGGTGCAACGACGGCTGTCGTTGATCGGGGACGGACTCGGTCACGTCGCACTGGCCGGCGTCGCGATCGGCGTGCTCACCGGCGCCGCGCCGACCTGGACCGCGCTGGTCGCGGCGATACTTGCTGCCTGCGTGATCGAGGCAATTCGCTTGCGCGGCAACACGAATGCGGACGTCGCTCTCGCCGTGATGTTCTACGGCGGCATCGCGCTCG
This is a stretch of genomic DNA from Yimella lutea. It encodes these proteins:
- a CDS encoding PhoX family protein; this encodes MTCHYRCADSCFQPVANESDNEYFGDIVAGTSRRTFLKAVGTTTAVAGAAVAVAGPAAAGEGRGHALGHKVYEFESTPPIPFETDKVVTPEGFTWKPLVKWGDPIIAGAPEFDFDNQTAAAQEKQFGYNCDYVGLVRHGRSGRGLLVVNNEYTNDELMFRGFTGYSSMTKEQIKIAMAAHGMSVVEVARKGREWEAKMGARKNRRITPNTEFAITGAAAGSKLLRTKADPTGRRVYGTFANCAGGTTPWGTVLSGEENFNGYFKTASAPAGQEAAYKRYGITGSKGRNWDSVDPRFDTSMEPNEVNRFGYVVEIDPTDPTSTPRKHTALGRLKHEGANVQIARNGHVVAYTGDDERYDYLYKFVSKRKYREGDRRHNMTLLEEGDLYVAKFTGDGQQDGVCDGTGTWLPLVVGGKSKIAGMSVEEVLVWTRLAADRAGATKMDRPEDVEPSPVTGKVYVALTNNSKRTAAEVDEANPRPSNKHGQVLELVEDRGDHTGTTFTWKLVLICGDPEDPTTYFDGFDKSEVSPISCPDNVAFDSEGNLWISTDGNALGNADAFFMMPLDGADAGHLKQFHTVPHGAESAGPLIVDDKTVFCAVQHPGEVDGASPSAPASLFPYDGTGQPRPSVIQVFRDKAGKPGKQGRPGKPGRH
- a CDS encoding nitronate monooxygenase — its product is MNSFETLAARLPVPIIAAPMAGGPSTPALVAAVADAGGSGFLAAGYRTAQEMSAQIAEVRSLTERPFGVNLFVPNDDPVDDAALEVYRRSLLPTASEFGLDELPSHKAETEDWDAKLAALQEDPVPMVSFTFGLPDADVVGALQAVGTCVLATVTSLSEARAAEQLGYDGLVVQGPDAGGHRGTHHTSTEPDRTPLLSLLAHIVQSVDLPIIAAGGLSAGSSIADALAFADAVQLGTAFLDADEAGTSAIHRAALRDPRFTETAVTRCFTGRFARGLRNDFIDRFDHDAPAAYPAVHQVTQPLRKAATAANDPRFVHLWAGTGWRDLPSGGGAQITNDLWRAAQEQMHDA
- the dnaG gene encoding DNA primase, with amino-acid sequence MAGLIKEDDIALVKEKAAIDEVVGEHVTLRRSGPGSLKGLCPFHDEKTPSFYVRPAVGAYNCFGCGKGGDVINFVMEVEHLTFAETVERLAAKYSVELHYEQGVGPRPESVGRRTRLLEAHRVADEFYQESLISSGEARTARDFLRARDFNGAQCKPFGVGYAPRGGEALADLLRRRGFTAEEIVTAGLVGQGRRGLYDRFRGRLVWPIRDITGDTIGFGARRIFDDDRIEAKYLNTSETPIYKKTHVLYGLDLAKKSISSDRRAVIVEGYTDVMACHLAGVPHAVATCGTAFGTDHIKSIRRLIRDEAGQAPGRVVFTFDGDAAGQKAAMKAFDMDQQWAAQSYVSVAPDGMDPCELRLAEGTPGVESLVESAIPMFEFAVRTTLDRFDLGSVEGRVRGMRAVAPIIKGIRDSAMRPAYTREVAGWIGVPLDQLELEVHKASAIKVDERPARKPEPEPEQETPGIALPDFRNPLVVAEMQLLSCMLQFPSAVPGPQLMELSVDDFLAPAHGKIFEAVMQVGDPSTNSLRAWSDAVRAAAPEEIGGYVARLSVTELPTRIDRNTGLPEPRFAASLIARVRDAAMRRRIDDVMAQLRQHSGDAEMAGQLSARLLQLQAAHARMATE
- a CDS encoding deoxyguanosinetriphosphate triphosphohydrolase, with protein sequence MSGYSPQDRERFVGEDPAQKSADRDDFARDRARILHSASLRRLAAKTQVLQPDSDDFIRNRLTHSLEVAQIGREIASALGCNADVVDTACLAHDLGHPPYGHNGETALDAIASDIGGFEGNAQTFRLLTRIEAKRSTPQGRSVGLNLTRASLDAASKYPWTRGDGPAQTRKFGCYADDREIFGWVRADAPSKARCLEAQVMDWADDVAYSVHDVEDGVTSGLIDLRVLGSATEVNDLAHLAQRLYAPHLSVAEIESAATALLGSGAVPAERGSGRAAVASLKDMTSRLIGWFVREAVRATTDRHGEGRLLRYDADLVVPDNVVAECVLLKATAARFVMFTDERNELMARQRDELTGLVDLLSARPDLLDPLFAEEYDLATDDGTRLRVIVDQVASMTDLRARLLARTQL
- a CDS encoding DUF3806 domain-containing protein, producing the protein MTADSPAPTIEQLDTQSRIVLRGWLGDAARLGIDVESADSIEAAYEKYFDEVLATDEDARTDPTATLTAIGMALGEHLRRTTDADWRIVTDDQGRDLALVSADEASILFPVDPIADNWAAQQRGWLVQFIDVVPQMFQVQQ
- a CDS encoding DUF2277 domain-containing protein, with amino-acid sequence MCRNIRPLNNFEPPATDDEVQAAALQYVRKIAGTTKPSAANQAAFDEAVEQIAHASRHLLDALVTTAPPKDREVEAAKARARAQARYGATAS
- a CDS encoding sulfurtransferase, encoding MNRRNRPLVSVERLKQVMDEGSLDPVLLDVRWQLNAPSQRAAYDEAHLPGAQWIEFEEVLSGEPGDDGRHPMPDHETFERAMRAAGVTDDRPVIAYDQANSLAASRAWWLLQHFGHTDVYVLDGGFEAWVAAGHPVTSQVDPVVPGEFVATPGCTPVLDADEAADLAYRSVLLDARPADRFRGENETIDPVAGHIPGAVSMPALANVGHDGRFLPPDDLAMRFTAAGVRPDSEVGVYCGSGVQASHLALALQASGINPRTGVYVGSWSHWITDPDRPVETD
- the dusB gene encoding tRNA dihydrouridine synthase DusB, with product MTTTVPAPVLPALQIGNQRIETPVVLAPMAGITNRAFRRLCRQYGNAGSDAAGASGASSLYVSEMITSRALVERTPITMRLIEHDPDESPRSIQLYSVDPATTAAAVRMLVEEDRCDHIDLNFGCPVPKVTRKGGGSALPWKTELFRGIVSNAVREAAKADIPVTVKMRKGIDDDHLTYLEAGRIAEGEGAAAVALHARTAAQAYSGTADWSAIRTLKKTVTSVPVLGNGDIWSAEDAVRMVAETGCDGVVVGRGCLGRPWLFTDLAAAFSGSSHRVEPTMREVAQTLRLHTEYLVEFYESEQKACRDIRKHIAWYLKGFRAGSHIRSSLALVDSLAALDDLIATMDLDQPWPGEAAEGQRGRAGSERRVILPDGWLDSQELSPQQRATIAAAEVDASGG